The Populus trichocarpa isolate Nisqually-1 chromosome 18, P.trichocarpa_v4.1, whole genome shotgun sequence genomic interval TCTTATGGGATCAGTCTGACTATATATACGATTATTTATATTCATGGCATATATACAGCAGGACGTCAACGGCAATTAATTTACGAgtttataaagttttattttgttttgaaaattcttgGTCTCCGCTCCAGCAGTATGTCTTAtggttttctctttttcttgcaGAATTTCAGTCtatacaatacaaaaaaaacgtTGATagaatattattctaattaataGTAGCTTAAATTTGCAAAACagagaaaatgaaacaaaataaatgccatatttgaaattgaaaacaagagAGTcccatttataaattttttcattaatcttGAGTTTAAAAGatttcctctcttcttcctAGTTTGGTTGGGCCAATACAGATCCAATTAAGTTTTCCCTTCTTCTACATTCTATCCTTCTCctcccttccttttctttttttcgatTCCGGTTGGTCTAGCATGGCCCAACTGGACTTTCCATTCTGTTTCTCCTCTTTCCTTCttatctcctcctccttttcttccttCCGCCTAGGTTGGGCCATCATGTAGACTTTGTGTTAAGCCACGACGTTCAGAAAGAAACCTTGAACCAAATCCTAAGTATCATGGATAAGGTGAACGTGGAGGACAGTTGCAGGCATGAAGTAAAGTGACAGTTGCAGGCATGAAGCAAGGGAGAGAATGGGTCAAAAGCAGTTGGAGAGTCTCTAGCtttgtatttaatatttctGTTGCATTTTTCTCCACCTTCTGTAGATCATGTGTTGATGATTACTATTAGTAGCTGATAGGGTCCTAGTATTCGGCAGAAGCAGTGTTATTGGCTATAAAAAGATGTCTCGGAGATCATTATGAATATAAGAATTATTTCATCCAAATTGTGGTTCATTCTCACCCTAAGAAAATATTATCCCTtgagaatttattttagataaccAGTGAACTGGTTCTATCACTCTGCGCCTATTTTATATAGACCCAACCACCTGCCCTCCCTGTCGCTAAATGGCAATAAATAAACTAGTCAACTAACAAAATGATTCCGACCGAGCCAAGTTGGCGAAGTTGGTTTCTTGTCATTTTCTAGCATTTGATGTAATATTCACTGCACTTTCgcctctctttctttatatatatatatatatatatatatataaactttgatAACATTTCTGCAATTTCGTAAGAAAAGAGTTATTGTTAATCATACACGCTTTTGATGATATATATTGATAGGAGGGCCAATGAGACCCGTGTAAACTTATAGCATAATCTTCGTCAAACAATTAAGCACATCCTTGCAATGAAGGAAATCCTCTCAAGATTTTCCAAGAAAAAGGTAATCACTGCTCAACACAACctccaaataattaattatgtcaAGTTTAGGGTATTGTTTTCCGCTCGTCCATCCATCTTGGTATACTTAATTTTTCCCTTCTCTGTTAATAATAAAGTCCATCCATCCAATAATAACGTTGTTGCAATTCAAAAGTGTTTTGTTGAACAGCATGATATGATTTCATTtgctttgataaatattttttcatttaccaTTTTTTCTCACGTTGGTGTTACGTGTATCGATGTTGATTTGGAATCTATTACAATTATATTGTTCCTACAGCCTGCTCAATGTGAAAAGTGCGATGGGCTTAAGTCTGATATTGCGAGTCTAATCGGGAAGGTAATTGAAAAAGATATCCAGGTATCAGCCCTTGGCAAGTTGTTAGCTCTTAAAGACGAGGAAATATCTCGCCTTAAAAGCAAGCAAAATCCGCAACTTCGTGAGAAGATAGCTCATAAAGACAAGAAATTATCCCGTCTTGAGGATCAGCAACTTCTGACAGATACAAGAATGAATAAGCTCAGGGCTGACATTGACTTTGTTTTGAAGGAATTTGACGAAGCtgttaaaataaatgaagaaggTTTTGACAAGTATTCTGATAGAAGCCTTAACAAGTCTGAGAAACATGAAAGACTGGCGCCAACAATTGGTATAGCAAACCGACATGATGACAAACCCCAAAGCACAATCCCTCTTCCTCATACTTACGAGAGGTCTCCTCCTTATTTTCCCACTTTAAAAGGCGGTTCATCTCCGCTTATGGAGGAAAACATCATGGTAGCGGCTTCAAGTAATAATGATGAACCTCCTTCCAGCTTCTCCATGTTTAATGACGATTCAACTCTGCCCACAGAAGCAAAAATCACGGTGGCACCTCGTAGTGATAGAACGGCATCTCTAACTAGCAACTCATCTCGAACTACAGAACAAAACATCAAGGTGGCAGCTCCATTATCTAGTCATGATATACTTCCACCCTATGTTCCCAGATTTCATGCATCTCCAACAGCAGAGGGAAGCATTACAGTGACAGCTCCAAGTAGTGATCATGCCAATGGAAGAGCAAACGGAGATGGAAAACTACATATTTTTTACGATAGTCTTTATGGTTTTCATAGACCACCTACTCCTTATCCCTTTTATGtcctgaagaagaaaaacaaaaacaatgttgttaAATAGAGCAGCTACAAGCAACGAGAAAAATATGGAGTCATAAGAAATACTACGTCCTACAAGCATCCTTACCAgtactctttcttcttttcatatCATACTTTGAAAGTGTTTGAATAGAAAATGTGTATGAGAAGAAACGAgatagaaagaagaagagaaaatacaGAAACTGTtgtattgaatttatttgaaaGGAATGAATAATTCTGATTGCATACATTCCATGCAATCGTTacacatatttattaaaaaatagaataacaaTATTCCAAACTTATAGCATGAAATCATGCTATGATCTGTTAACATCAAAACAGAAAAACTAACTCCTAGAGACTAGGACAATGGATTATTATTAGCATGATAATTAGAAATAACAGAAACCAAAAAATTCGTTGACAGCTCCTCCTTTGATAGCTTTAGCAAGCAAACTTCAACACTCCTCCTTGCTTGAGAAGCTGCAAACTCCAATCCTTTGTCTTAGAAACTCAAACCTGTTTACTAGAAGTGGTTTAGTAAACAGATCAGCCAATTGATTTTCAGACTtgcaataaatcaatttaacttCACCATTTTTCTGCACCTCGCGCAAGAAATAAAGCTTGATATTGAAATGTTTAGTTTTTCCATGAAAAACTGGATTATGAGATATTGCAATAGCTGCTTGATTGTCAACTGAGATTTCagttgcttcttcttcttccatctgTAAATCACGTAACAATTTTTGTAACCACAATGCTTGATTCACTACAGCTGTGGCTGCAATGAACTCTGCTTCTGCAGTAGATTGAGCCACAATATCTTGCTTCTTAGATGACCATGAAAATATAGCAGATCCTAGATTAAAACAGAACCCAGAGGTACTTCTCATGTCATTAATAGATCCTCCCCAATCACTGTCAGAAAAACCATGTAGTTTAAAATCCTGGCACTTCACAAATTTAACCCCAAACTGCATGTTCCTTTGATGTATCTCAGAATTCTTTTAGCTGCTCTCATATGAATTTCGGTTGGACAATGCATGAACCGAGATAACAGACTTGTTGCATGAAGTATGTCAGGTCGAGTTGCTGTTAAATACAACAAGCATCCAATCAAGCTTCTGAATTTTTCTTCATCTACTCTGGCAGTGCCATCTTCTTTGCTGAATTTATCCTTTTGATTCATAGGAGTAACTGTTGGCTTGCAATTATCCATCTGAAATTTCTTCAGGATTTCCCTTGAATACTTCTTCTggcaaataaaaatttcttcTCTGTTTTGCATAATTTCCATTCCCAGAAAAAACTTCATGAGACCAAGGTCGGTCATTTCAAATACTTGCATCATATTTAGCTTGAATTCTGCAACCTGCATTGTGTTGCTTCCTGTTACTAAGagatcatcaacataaagaGATATTATAAGCACATCATCATTGAATCTCTTCACATAAAGAGTTGCTTCTGACAAGCTCTTCTGAAATCCAGAACCtgtcaaataatcatcaatTCTCCCATACCAAGCTCTAGGTGCTTGTTTCAAGCCATAGAGAGCTTTCTTTAGAAGATAAACTTTGTCTTCTTTTCCTTGATTCACAAAACCAGCAGGTTGCTCAACATAAATTTCTTCTTGTAGAATGCCATTCAAGAAAGCTGATTTAACATCTAACTGGAAGACTTTCCAGTTTCTATGTGTAGCAACAGCAAGCAAGAATCGTATGGTGTCCATCCTTGCTACAGGTGCAAACGTTTCTGAATAATCAACACCATAAATCTGAGCATACCCCTTAACAACCAACCTGGCTTTATACTTGTTGATGGTACTGTCTGCATTCAATTTAGTTATGAAAATCCACTTCACGCCAATGACATTTTTGCTTGGTGGTCTGTCAACAAGCTCCCATGTGCAATTTTTCTCAATCATGCATATTTCCTCCTGCATTGCCTTTTGCCATTCTAGATTGTGTTTGGCTTTTTCATAGCCTTCTGGTTCACAAATAGCTACATTGCTCCTTTGATAAATGTCATCAAGGGATCGTGTGCTTCTGATTGGTGAATCATCAAATAATTCATCCTGCAACAAATCAGCAGTAACTCTTCTTTGTGAATCATCAATTGATTCATCCTGCAATAAACCTGACAGCTGCTCATTTCTTTGTGAATCACCCCAGTCCCATTGTTTTCCTTCATGGAAATGCACATCCTTTGTAATAACCATCTTCTGAGTTTGAGGATGATAAACTTTGTAGGCTTTAGATACATCACTGTAGCCAACAAAGATTCCTTGCATTGCCTTCTTGTCAAGCTTGTCCCTTTTTATCTGTGGAATATGAACAAAACAAATGCTGCCAAAGATCTTAAGAAAACTTAGTGAAGGTTTGTTGTCATACCAAACTTCAAAAGGAGTCTTTTCTTCAAGTAGTTTTGTTGGAAGTCGATTTTGAAGGAAGACAGCTGTGTTGGCTGCTTCTGCCCAAAACATTTTTGGCAAATTCTTTTCATGCAGCATGCATCTCACCATCTCCATAATGTATCGATTTCTCCTTTCACTGACTCCATTTTGTTCTGGAGTGTAGGGGGCAGTGAATTGATGTTCAATGCCAGCTTCTTCACAGTAGAGATTGAAGTCTGATGAAGTGTATTCTGTTCCATTGTCTGACCGAATTGACTGAATTTTGCATCTGCTTTTGTTCTCCACATTCTTCTTGAATCGCCAAAAAATTCCAGCCACTTCTGACTTGaatttcatgaagaaaatccagCACATTCTGgtgaaatcatcaataaaaagtatATAATATCTACTACCTTTTATTGAAGGTGTGCTCATTGGACCAGCAACATCTGTATGAATCAACTGAAGTTTCTATTTAGATCTCCATGTTGACTTTGGAAATGGTTTCCTGTTTTGCTTACCAAACTGACAAGCATTACAAGTTGGCAGCAAATCAGAAAATGAAGGCACTCCTCTTACTGCTTCATGTATCTTCATGTTGATCATCCGTTGTTAATGACAGTGACCCAGCCTCTTATGCCATACTTCCATGTCATTTAGTTTGATAGGAAAGGCTGTGTGTTCCTCCTCAAACggtaaaaatgaaaaacttttgCCTCTCATTTTGgcttgcaatattttttatccagcagcataaaaaatatagcaaGATTGATTTTCAAAAACCACTTTCATGCCTTTCTCTATTAATTGTCCAACACTCAACAAATTCTGATCTATATCAGGTACATAAAGAACATCAGAAATCGTTTTTGTACCTGAGTTGGTTGTGATGGCAATTGTTCCTTTTCCCTTTGCTGCTATACAATCACCATTTCCAATTCTGACTTTTGCAACTTCAATAGTTTGCAAATTTCTGAAGAGACTCTTGTCAAAAGACATGTGATTTGTGCATCCACTGTCAATTAACCAGTGATCTGAGGAAGTTTGGACTGAAAAACATGTAGCTACAAACATTTGATCTTCATCATCTTGACTAGCAACCTGAGCATCTTCATCCTGTTTCTGAAATCTTGTTCTGCAGATGATTGCTTCATGTCCCATTTGATGACATTTACTGCACTTTGCATCAGGTCTTTTTCAGCACTTGAAAGGTGGATGACATAACTTGTTGCAGTGTTGACATGGTGGAAAGTTTCTCTTAAGAAATTTTCCTCTGTTCTGGAATTGATTAACAGTAGTCTTACTACTGTTTGACGCCTGATTCTTCTTGAAGAATTTCTTCTTATCAGAACCGgaatattttgcttgtaaagcTCCTTCAGGAACTTGATCTTGCCTCATAAGTCGTCGTTGCTCTTGAGACTGCAAAGCATTTATCAATTCTGCCAAGGTAATCTTTGACAGATCCTTTGTATTCTCCAAGGTGGTTATGGATGCTTCATAACGTTCAGGCATAGTTACAAGTATTTTCTCTACAATTTTGCAATCAGAGAATAGTGTGCCTAGTAATCTTACCTTGTTGACAATTCCCAGTAATTTGTCTGAATACTCTTTGATGGTTTCAGAATCCTTCATCATTTGTAGTTCAAATTCTCTTATTAGATTAAGACTTTGCATGCCACGAATTCTGTCATCTCCTGCATACTC includes:
- the LOC127904681 gene encoding uncharacterized protein LOC127904681 — protein: MEAETSFSHISSPIFDGENYQLWAVKMETYLEAMDLWEAIEEDYEVHPLPNNPTVAQIKNHKERKTRKSKAKACLFAAVSTTIFTRIMSLKSAKDVWDYLKKEYAGDDRIRGMQSLNLIREFELQMMKDSETIKEYSDKLLGIVNKVRLLGTLFSDCKIVEKILVTMPERYEASITTLENTKDLSKITLAELINALQSQEQRRLMRQDQVPEGALQAKYSGSDKKKFFKKNQASNSSKTTVNQFQNRGKFLKRNFPPCQHCNKLCHPPFKC
- the LOC18109126 gene encoding uncharacterized protein LOC18109126 encodes the protein MKEILSRFSKKKPAQCEKCDGLKSDIASLIGKVIEKDIQVSALGKLLALKDEEISRLKSKQNPQLREKIAHKDKKLSRLEDQQLLTDTRMNKLRADIDFVLKEFDEAVKINEEGFDKYSDRSLNKSEKHERLAPTIGIANRHDDKPQSTIPLPHTYERSPPYFPTLKGGSSPLMEENIMVAASSNNDEPPSSFSMFNDDSTLPTEAKITVAPRSDRTASLTSNSSRTTEQNIKVAAPLSSHDILPPYVPRFHASPTAEGSITVTAPSSDHANGRANGDGKLHIFYDSLYGFHRPPTPYPFYVLKKKNKNNVVK